One window from the genome of Pedobacter schmidteae encodes:
- a CDS encoding acyl-CoA thioester hydrolase/BAAT C-terminal domain-containing protein, translated as MNKKYALYFILCFCSIVKLKAQENKAVNSTYAKTIWPEISPFFEPPAEFKGDYGDFRSPLKFYNGKPVQSAAQWPARRKEILDRWTTLMGKWPPFLTEQKMQVLDTVRKEGFTQHRVKFKWTPNEWTEGYLSVPDGKGKKPAVITVFYEPESAIGQGKEGRDFALQLTKRGFITLSLGTTAASKAQTYSIYYPDITKAEIQPLSALGYAAANAWYALSKVPDVDAKRIGIMGHSFGGKWAMFASCLFEKFACAVWSDPGIVFDESREAVNYWEPWYLGYYPKPWRKRGMMTPDNPAKGLYLNLVKEGYDLHELHALMAPRPFLVSAGSEDPLKRWVPLNHSIKVNNLLGLKNRVAMTNRPLHAPNDESNRQAFLFFTYFLKPDRLTL; from the coding sequence ATGAATAAGAAGTACGCCCTTTATTTTATACTATGTTTTTGTAGTATAGTAAAACTAAAAGCCCAGGAGAATAAGGCAGTTAACAGCACCTATGCCAAAACAATATGGCCCGAAATTTCTCCTTTTTTTGAACCTCCTGCCGAATTTAAAGGAGATTACGGTGATTTCCGTTCGCCTTTAAAGTTTTATAATGGCAAGCCTGTTCAATCTGCTGCCCAATGGCCTGCCCGCAGAAAGGAAATACTGGACCGCTGGACAACACTGATGGGCAAATGGCCACCTTTTTTAACGGAGCAAAAAATGCAGGTGCTGGATACGGTAAGAAAAGAGGGGTTTACACAGCATAGGGTGAAGTTTAAATGGACACCCAACGAATGGACGGAAGGTTACCTGTCGGTGCCCGATGGTAAGGGCAAAAAGCCGGCAGTGATTACGGTCTTTTATGAACCCGAATCGGCTATAGGGCAAGGAAAGGAAGGACGGGATTTTGCCCTTCAATTGACCAAAAGAGGTTTTATAACCCTATCGTTGGGTACAACAGCGGCCTCCAAAGCACAAACTTATTCTATATATTATCCCGATATCACAAAAGCCGAAATACAACCGCTTTCGGCCTTGGGCTATGCGGCTGCAAATGCCTGGTATGCCTTGTCCAAAGTACCTGATGTAGATGCGAAGCGGATTGGCATTATGGGCCACTCTTTCGGTGGAAAATGGGCGATGTTTGCCTCATGCCTGTTCGAAAAATTTGCCTGTGCGGTATGGTCCGATCCCGGAATTGTATTTGATGAATCGAGAGAAGCGGTAAACTATTGGGAGCCCTGGTACCTGGGATATTACCCCAAACCATGGCGCAAAAGAGGGATGATGACCCCCGATAATCCGGCAAAAGGACTATACCTTAACCTGGTAAAAGAAGGTTACGATTTGCATGAACTGCATGCATTGATGGCACCACGTCCTTTCCTGGTTTCGGCAGGTTCGGAAGACCCGTTAAAACGATGGGTCCCATTAAACCATAGCATTAAAGTGAATAATTTGCTGGGGCTTAAAAACCGTGTAGCCATGACCAACAGACCCTTGCATGCACCCAATGACGAATCTAACAGGCAGGCCTTTTTATTTTTCACCTATTTTTTGAAGCCCGATCGGTTAACTTTATAA